Proteins from a genomic interval of Polaribacter sejongensis:
- a CDS encoding alpha/beta hydrolase, producing the protein MEFRKIILTILGLFIFASSYSQEKQERLTKDVIYKVVNKDSLMLRLYFPDNFKKRKKYPTIVFFFGGGWNGGSISQFEDQSKYFASRGMVSVVVDYRVKNRQNTTPFESVKDAKSAMRYLKIHAKEFGINTKKMVASGGSAGGHLAAATSLLSGLNEITDDVSVSSKASALVLFNPVIDNSKEGYGYKRVGERYLEISPMHNITKGAPPTLFLLGSKDKHIPVSTAYLYKEKMEKVNRRCDVKIYEGQEHGFFNQWKKEGPKYFKITLLETDLFLQSLGYLKGKATL; encoded by the coding sequence ATGGAGTTTAGAAAAATTATTCTAACAATATTGGGGTTATTTATTTTTGCTTCTTCTTATAGTCAAGAAAAGCAAGAACGACTAACTAAAGATGTAATTTATAAAGTGGTTAATAAAGACTCTTTAATGCTTCGTCTTTATTTTCCAGATAATTTTAAAAAGCGAAAAAAATATCCAACCATCGTTTTCTTTTTTGGAGGCGGATGGAATGGTGGAAGTATTAGCCAGTTTGAAGATCAATCAAAATATTTTGCATCTAGAGGTATGGTTTCTGTGGTTGTAGATTATCGAGTTAAAAATAGACAAAATACAACACCTTTTGAGTCTGTAAAAGATGCTAAATCTGCAATGCGATATTTAAAAATTCATGCAAAAGAATTTGGAATTAATACTAAAAAAATGGTTGCATCAGGAGGTTCTGCTGGTGGTCATTTAGCTGCGGCAACATCTTTACTTTCTGGTTTAAATGAAATTACAGATGATGTATCGGTAAGTTCTAAAGCAAGTGCGTTGGTTTTGTTTAACCCCGTAATTGATAATAGTAAAGAAGGGTATGGGTACAAGCGTGTTGGAGAACGGTATTTAGAAATTTCGCCAATGCATAATATCACAAAAGGAGCACCACCAACTTTATTTTTATTAGGTAGTAAAGACAAACATATTCCGGTTTCTACAGCCTATTTATATAAAGAAAAAATGGAAAAAGTTAATAGAAGATGTGATGTAAAAATTTATGAAGGACAAGAACATGGTTTTTTTAATCAATGGAAAAAAGAAGGTCCAAAATACTTTAAAATAACATTGCTTGAAACCGATTTGTTTTTACAATCTTTAGGCTATTTAAAAGGGAAAGCAACACTTTAA
- a CDS encoding PDZ domain-containing protein, producing MKKSSILIITLIVLCCFSFTSTVEVKEIYVSKNVVEKADGSKENPFSSLEYAVKKASELKQKNKNISIEIKIGSGDYYLKKAIEITPKLSGLTITGNTSDVTLKGSVPLNLDWSKLNDTIFVADVKEGLDFDQLVINNKPQILARYPNYDETAHYWQGFAADAISKERIATWKNPKGAYFNALHGGKWGGFHYVITGVNEDGTAILKGGQQNNRGSKPHEEYRMVENVLEELDSAGEWFLDKKKNKLYYWPLANTNLKTAKVEVSVLKDLIQVVGTLENPVKNITISNISFQNTQRTFMEEFEPLLRSDWTIYRGAVLFFEGTENCKVEDNEFTNLGGNVIMASKYNKGLQITGNHIHDAGASAISFIGDASAVRSPSFNYGQYIDANKLDTVAGPKNELYPRECLVENNLIHRIGRVEKQTAGVQISMAMDITVRHNSIYDVPRAGINIGDGTWGGHILEFNDVFNTVLETSDHGSFNSWGRDRFWLPKRNVMDSLTMGIPDMYTWDAVKTTIIRNNRFRCDHGWDIDLDDGSSNYHIYNNLLLNSGLKLREGFNRVAENNIMVNNSLHPHVWFANSQDVFKHNIVADTYQDVGLLGWGKELDYNLFPNEESMMKSQIYNRDMHSTYGDPMFKNPSELDFTVSENSPALKIGFKNFSMDEFGVQKESLKKIAKTPEVPVIKDLSENKSSPVVAWLRNNIKSVDSEQEQSAYGLNSAEGVIILRIWKPSPAVQNNGIKKGDVILKAGGKKVKNIQDFFKINVENKTDMLDLVVMRNQAEKEIRIRVK from the coding sequence ATGAAAAAAAGTTCTATTTTAATAATTACATTGATAGTTTTATGCTGTTTTTCTTTTACTTCAACAGTTGAGGTTAAAGAAATATATGTTTCTAAAAATGTTGTAGAAAAAGCTGATGGAAGTAAAGAAAATCCATTTTCTAGTCTAGAATATGCAGTAAAAAAGGCATCAGAATTAAAACAAAAAAATAAAAATATTTCTATTGAAATAAAAATAGGTTCTGGAGATTATTACTTAAAAAAAGCGATAGAAATTACTCCGAAATTAAGCGGATTAACGATTACAGGAAATACTTCTGATGTTACTTTAAAAGGATCTGTTCCGTTAAACTTAGATTGGAGTAAATTGAATGATACTATTTTTGTAGCCGATGTTAAAGAAGGATTAGATTTTGATCAATTAGTCATCAATAATAAACCACAAATTTTAGCACGTTACCCTAATTATGATGAAACTGCTCATTATTGGCAAGGTTTTGCAGCAGATGCTATTTCTAAAGAAAGAATTGCCACATGGAAAAATCCTAAAGGAGCTTATTTTAATGCTTTACATGGTGGTAAATGGGGCGGTTTTCATTATGTAATAACAGGTGTTAACGAAGACGGAACTGCAATTTTAAAAGGAGGTCAACAAAATAACAGAGGGTCTAAACCACACGAAGAATACCGAATGGTGGAGAATGTTTTGGAAGAGTTAGATAGTGCTGGAGAATGGTTTTTAGACAAAAAAAAGAACAAATTGTATTATTGGCCTTTAGCAAACACCAATTTAAAAACGGCAAAAGTAGAGGTTTCTGTGCTTAAAGATTTAATTCAGGTTGTGGGTACTTTAGAAAATCCTGTAAAAAATATTACTATTTCTAACATTTCTTTCCAGAATACGCAACGTACTTTTATGGAAGAATTTGAACCTTTATTACGAAGCGATTGGACAATCTATAGAGGAGCTGTTCTGTTTTTTGAAGGAACAGAAAACTGTAAAGTAGAAGATAATGAATTTACCAATCTTGGCGGAAACGTTATTATGGCTAGCAAATACAATAAGGGATTGCAAATTACAGGAAATCACATTCACGATGCTGGCGCAAGTGCTATTTCTTTTATAGGTGATGCTTCTGCAGTGCGTTCTCCATCATTTAATTACGGACAATATATTGATGCAAATAAATTAGATACCGTTGCCGGACCTAAAAATGAATTGTATCCACGAGAATGTTTGGTAGAAAATAATTTAATTCATAGAATTGGTCGTGTAGAAAAACAAACAGCAGGTGTACAGATTTCTATGGCAATGGATATTACCGTACGTCATAACAGTATTTATGATGTGCCAAGAGCAGGGATTAATATTGGAGATGGAACTTGGGGAGGTCATATTTTAGAATTTAACGATGTTTTTAATACAGTTTTAGAAACCAGTGATCATGGTTCTTTTAATTCTTGGGGAAGAGATCGTTTTTGGTTACCAAAACGTAATGTGATGGACAGTTTAACGATGGGAATTCCGGATATGTATACATGGGATGCTGTTAAAACTACCATTATTAGAAACAATCGTTTTCGTTGTGACCATGGTTGGGATATTGATTTAGATGATGGTTCTTCTAACTATCATATTTATAATAATTTACTGCTAAATAGCGGATTGAAACTGCGAGAAGGCTTTAATCGCGTAGCAGAAAACAACATTATGGTTAATAATTCTTTGCATCCGCATGTTTGGTTTGCCAATAGTCAAGATGTTTTTAAACATAATATTGTTGCAGATACGTACCAAGATGTTGGCTTGTTAGGATGGGGAAAAGAATTAGATTATAATTTATTTCCGAATGAAGAATCGATGATGAAATCTCAAATTTATAATAGAGATATGCATAGTACTTATGGAGATCCGATGTTTAAAAACCCGTCTGAATTAGATTTTACGGTTTCAGAAAATTCACCAGCATTAAAAATAGGTTTTAAGAATTTTTCTATGGATGAATTCGGAGTTCAAAAAGAAAGTTTAAAAAAGATTGCTAAAACTCCAGAAGTTCCTGTGATTAAAGATTTATCAGAAAACAAAAGTAGTCCAGTTGTAGCTTGGTTACGTAACAATATTAAAAGTGTAGATTCAGAACAAGAACAGTCTGCTTACGGATTGAATTCTGCAGAAGGAGTAATTATTTTAAGAATATGGAAACCGAGTCCAGCAGTACAAAATAACGGAATTAAAAAAGGAGATGTAATTTTAAAAGCAGGTGGAAAAAAAGTAAAAAATATTCAGGATTTTTTCAAAATAAATGTAGAAAATAAAACAGATATGTTAGATCTTGTGGTGATGAGAAATCAAGCTGAAAAAGAAATTAGAATTAGGGTAAAATAA
- a CDS encoding alpha-L-fucosidase — MFKKSLLVLFVAIFCLGNVNAQKKSKVKKLSDDERMEWWRDSKFGMFIHWGAYSIIGGERGTKIAGGGAEWAMDKLDYTIDDYEKFPEMFNPTLFDADAWVTMAKDAGMKYIVLTSKHHEGFGLWDSKVSDYDVMDTSPFKRDIVKELSEACKKQGIVFCFYYSIVDWHHPQAQGNLYPNYNISQHDDPSVVNPEFPEYYEKYMKPQVGELLKNYGDIGVVWFDGDWISDYTTEMGKDLYKYIREIQPNTIVNNRVDKGRTGMDGMNNHPGEFAGDFGTPEQEIPDTGIDTDWEACMTMNGTWGYKPSDNKWKSSEDLIEKLVDIVSKGGNFLLNIGPDGFGRFPAESIRRLKAMGEWTKKNGEAIYGAKASPYEKPKWGRYTIKDNILYAHVFDWPKDGLLKLNKEIKVKKATVLTDAKTKLSSIATSREVLVDVPMLAPDATVTVIKIELK; from the coding sequence ATGTTTAAAAAATCATTATTAGTATTATTTGTTGCCATTTTCTGTTTAGGAAATGTAAACGCACAAAAAAAATCGAAAGTCAAGAAATTATCTGACGATGAAAGAATGGAGTGGTGGAGAGATTCTAAATTCGGAATGTTTATTCACTGGGGAGCATACTCTATAATTGGTGGAGAAAGAGGAACTAAAATTGCTGGTGGTGGTGCAGAATGGGCAATGGACAAATTAGATTATACGATTGATGATTATGAGAAATTTCCAGAAATGTTTAATCCAACTTTGTTTGATGCAGATGCTTGGGTAACAATGGCCAAAGATGCAGGTATGAAATATATTGTTCTTACCTCTAAACATCACGAAGGTTTTGGTTTATGGGATTCTAAAGTGTCTGATTATGATGTAATGGATACGTCACCTTTTAAGCGTGATATTGTAAAAGAATTATCTGAAGCTTGTAAAAAACAAGGCATTGTATTTTGTTTTTACTACTCAATTGTAGATTGGCATCATCCACAAGCACAAGGGAATTTATATCCAAATTATAACATTTCTCAACATGATGATCCATCGGTTGTAAATCCAGAATTTCCGGAATATTATGAGAAATATATGAAGCCTCAAGTTGGTGAATTATTAAAAAATTACGGAGATATTGGTGTTGTTTGGTTTGATGGTGATTGGATTTCTGATTACACAACAGAAATGGGAAAAGATTTGTACAAATACATTCGTGAGATTCAACCGAACACAATTGTCAATAATAGAGTTGATAAAGGAAGAACGGGAATGGACGGAATGAATAATCATCCAGGAGAATTTGCGGGAGACTTTGGTACACCTGAGCAAGAAATTCCTGATACTGGAATTGATACTGATTGGGAAGCTTGTATGACTATGAACGGAACGTGGGGTTACAAACCTTCGGATAATAAATGGAAAAGTAGTGAGGATTTAATTGAAAAATTAGTAGATATTGTATCTAAAGGAGGTAACTTCTTGTTGAATATTGGTCCTGATGGTTTTGGCCGTTTTCCAGCTGAAAGTATTAGACGTTTAAAAGCGATGGGAGAATGGACGAAGAAAAATGGTGAAGCTATTTACGGCGCAAAAGCGAGTCCTTATGAAAAACCAAAATGGGGACGTTATACTATTAAAGACAACATACTTTATGCACATGTTTTTGATTGGCCAAAAGATGGATTATTAAAACTGAACAAAGAAATTAAAGTTAAAAAAGCCACAGTTTTAACAGATGCTAAGACTAAATTAAGTTCAATAGCAACTTCTAGAGAAGTCCTGGTGGATGTACCAATGTTAGCTCCAGATGCTACTGTAACGGTAATAAAAATAGAATTAAAATAA
- a CDS encoding GDSL-type esterase/lipase family protein: MKILKKSIILAFIAIINLNTSFAQENLDVKKLTDNEELKEMAVWKKENKEAIYATTESKFKKPNWGHYTQKGDVVYAHVYDWPKDGKLIIDREIKVRTAFLNYGDKKLKTKLIDGNLTVFLPKEAPNKIATVVKIQLTPTEDWANLKRYRNANSQLKAPTKKEKRVVFIGNSITDNWTRDHGSFFEANPTYVNRGISGQTSAQMLLRFKPDVIELQPKVVIISAGTNDIAGNRGYIAINRIAANIFSMAELAKANKIKVVLAAVLPASSYSWSPSVEPADKIIELNKLIKAYAKENKIVYLDYYTPMVNENKGLIKKLGRDTVHPNAAGYDIMEPLVQKAIKKAM, from the coding sequence ATGAAAATATTAAAAAAATCTATAATACTAGCATTTATTGCAATAATTAACTTAAACACTAGTTTTGCTCAAGAAAATTTAGACGTAAAAAAGCTTACTGATAATGAAGAGCTTAAAGAAATGGCAGTGTGGAAGAAAGAAAACAAAGAGGCTATTTACGCAACAACAGAGAGTAAGTTTAAAAAACCTAATTGGGGTCATTATACTCAAAAAGGAGATGTTGTTTACGCACATGTTTATGATTGGCCAAAAGACGGAAAACTGATTATTGATAGAGAAATAAAAGTAAGAACAGCTTTCTTAAATTATGGAGATAAAAAGTTAAAAACAAAATTAATAGACGGCAATTTAACTGTTTTTCTACCTAAAGAAGCGCCAAATAAGATTGCTACAGTTGTAAAGATACAATTAACACCTACAGAAGATTGGGCAAATTTAAAACGATATAGAAACGCAAATTCTCAATTAAAAGCCCCTACTAAAAAAGAAAAAAGAGTGGTGTTTATCGGTAATTCTATCACAGATAATTGGACTAGAGATCATGGTTCGTTTTTTGAAGCAAACCCAACGTATGTAAATAGAGGTATCAGTGGTCAAACAAGTGCACAAATGTTGTTAAGGTTTAAACCAGATGTTATTGAGTTACAACCAAAAGTTGTTATTATATCTGCAGGAACAAATGATATTGCAGGTAATAGAGGTTATATAGCTATTAACCGTATTGCTGCTAATATATTTTCTATGGCAGAGTTAGCAAAAGCAAATAAAATAAAAGTTGTTTTAGCTGCTGTATTGCCAGCTAGCAGTTATTCTTGGAGTCCGTCTGTAGAACCAGCAGATAAAATCATCGAATTAAATAAACTAATTAAAGCATATGCTAAAGAAAATAAGATTGTTTATTTAGATTATTATACACCAATGGTAAATGAAAATAAAGGGTTGATAAAAAAATTAGGTAGAGATACTGTACATCCAAATGCTGCAGGTTATGACATTATGGAACCGTTAGTGCAAAAGGCTATAAAGAAAGCTATGTAG
- a CDS encoding heparinase II/III family protein, whose translation MKKRVFLVICFLSVFTLFSQKRNYLIYTDVNISKLKNQISTNKSVKDSWNEQYKKAKGLLKKDKLKSKDGLLLGLVYRMTGEEKFAKKLKELLLSYTAKTTWEGATLLKRTPAWRGGLGTSHTSYDIAIGFDCIYNYLSETERQEIAVDIVRLGIIPAREDWLEPEKNMHTYDTMGHNWWSACVYMSGLTSLAVRNEIPEAIKWAKEIEESAVEWINYTGSVLQNKPPTFDKDGGFYESIGYATYAASQYFLFIYAYENVLPNEPTYKSPILNKIGDFFINTTYYVKGGKDLAVNFGDAGIIANGDRIVRLLWNLGYQNSGYQNYINHLSNGENKDSNAAEALILNPDFKSKDSVFSSTRPKSHLYKDMGWATMRNSYDDNETMLAVKSGFTWNHAHADAGSYILFHNGKNLIIDSGGASYLSPLYTEFYCQSEAHNVIFFDGKAQNRKDPYFGTVNAGSLHNLVEGKDFKYLLANATGPYSHILERNYRSFIWVGDVILVIDDLLASKPGKFEWLLHYNGESQLKGGIDLTIKNEDAKIRVRPLFPNTFPPGGERPHDFPEHMLLTEKIGHEDHHPEEEKPFWSISHFEETARTKFVSAIILETDENENKLPIITREQGKDYLKVSITQKGETTEVYFNLLADGRLKHRNSLINIDGWQTDAYITVLKFDEGVDKTNINNINEVFITHGSYLRRNGQVLIHALSKYTALVENFGENPNINFQGQPNATVNLYSPKNINNLKLNGAAKKGTYNASKKIIKVLIRDNK comes from the coding sequence ATGAAAAAAAGAGTTTTTCTTGTTATTTGTTTTCTGTCAGTATTTACATTATTTTCTCAAAAAAGAAATTATTTAATATATACAGATGTTAATATTTCAAAATTAAAAAATCAAATTTCAACAAATAAGTCTGTAAAAGATAGTTGGAATGAACAATATAAAAAAGCCAAAGGATTACTAAAAAAAGATAAATTAAAATCTAAAGATGGACTTTTACTAGGTTTAGTTTATAGAATGACTGGCGAAGAAAAATTCGCTAAAAAATTAAAAGAATTACTGCTTAGTTATACTGCTAAGACAACATGGGAAGGAGCTACGTTATTAAAAAGAACACCCGCTTGGAGAGGTGGTTTAGGTACTTCTCATACAAGTTATGATATTGCTATAGGGTTCGATTGTATTTACAATTATTTATCAGAAACAGAAAGACAAGAAATTGCAGTAGATATTGTGCGTTTAGGCATCATTCCGGCAAGAGAAGATTGGTTAGAGCCAGAAAAAAATATGCATACGTATGACACTATGGGGCATAATTGGTGGAGTGCTTGTGTGTATATGTCGGGATTAACTTCTTTAGCTGTACGAAATGAAATTCCGGAAGCAATAAAATGGGCTAAAGAAATTGAAGAATCTGCCGTAGAGTGGATTAATTATACAGGAAGTGTATTGCAAAATAAACCACCAACTTTTGATAAAGATGGCGGCTTTTATGAGAGTATTGGTTATGCTACATATGCCGCATCTCAATATTTTCTATTTATTTATGCTTATGAGAATGTTTTGCCTAATGAACCTACATACAAATCTCCAATACTTAATAAAATTGGCGATTTTTTTATAAACACAACTTATTATGTTAAAGGAGGAAAAGACCTTGCTGTTAATTTTGGTGATGCAGGCATAATAGCCAATGGAGATAGAATTGTTAGATTACTTTGGAATTTAGGGTATCAAAACTCAGGATATCAAAACTATATAAATCATCTATCTAACGGAGAAAATAAAGATTCAAACGCTGCAGAAGCTTTAATTTTAAATCCTGATTTTAAATCTAAAGATTCAGTTTTTTCATCAACTAGACCTAAATCTCATCTTTATAAAGATATGGGATGGGCAACTATGCGAAATTCTTATGATGATAATGAAACGATGTTGGCTGTAAAATCTGGTTTTACCTGGAATCATGCGCATGCAGATGCGGGTTCGTATATTTTATTTCATAATGGTAAAAATTTAATTATAGATTCTGGTGGAGCTAGTTATTTAAGTCCGTTGTACACGGAGTTTTATTGCCAAAGTGAAGCACATAATGTTATCTTTTTTGATGGAAAAGCTCAGAATAGAAAGGATCCTTATTTTGGAACTGTTAATGCTGGATCTTTACATAATTTGGTAGAAGGAAAAGATTTTAAATATCTATTAGCAAATGCTACAGGACCATATTCTCACATTTTAGAGCGTAATTATAGAAGCTTTATTTGGGTTGGTGATGTAATTTTAGTAATAGATGATTTGTTAGCTTCTAAACCAGGTAAGTTTGAATGGTTATTACATTACAATGGAGAATCTCAATTAAAAGGTGGTATCGATTTAACCATAAAAAATGAAGATGCAAAAATAAGAGTTCGTCCTCTTTTTCCAAATACATTTCCTCCAGGAGGAGAGCGTCCTCACGATTTTCCAGAGCACATGTTGTTAACAGAAAAAATTGGGCACGAAGATCATCATCCAGAAGAAGAAAAACCATTTTGGTCTATCAGTCATTTTGAAGAAACAGCGAGAACTAAATTTGTTTCAGCAATAATTTTAGAAACAGATGAAAATGAAAATAAATTACCCATAATAACTAGAGAGCAAGGTAAAGATTATTTAAAAGTTTCGATAACTCAAAAAGGAGAAACAACAGAAGTTTATTTTAATCTATTAGCAGATGGTCGCTTAAAACATAGAAACAGTTTAATAAATATTGATGGTTGGCAAACGGATGCATACATTACTGTTTTAAAATTTGATGAAGGAGTTGATAAAACCAATATCAACAATATTAATGAGGTTTTTATAACACACGGAAGTTATTTGCGAAGAAACGGACAAGTATTAATACATGCTTTATCTAAGTACACTGCTTTAGTAGAAAATTTTGGAGAGAATCCGAATATTAATTTTCAAGGACAACCAAACGCAACAGTAAATCTTTATAGTCCTAAAAATATCAATAATTTAAAATTAAATGGTGCTGCTAAAAAGGGGACTTATAATGCTTCTAAAAAAATAATAAAAGTATTAATTAGAGATAATAAATAG
- a CDS encoding leucine-rich repeat protein: MNEFKTTFLTSLFFIAFLFIGFEAKSQTLQVLEEGTAGNTTGQMLSRINSSVFANNPTTTIVLGGTNDFTNIGKLNSVNVFETNIRSIVDQIIADGGNLILMTIPPVIESVFLSDKDESLWTDGPNNLIIQGNEVLKKIAVEKNIVLVDLYTLFNNKPSLFSSDGVHQTEAGSQQIANLLYDVFVDKGFSTTKIICFGDSITNRYPSFLYNTLLPLVGPQTVGNTFTVGDFSYIVTGTSPNEIKLTSSTASGSFSIPASATDSATSTTYNLTEIGKNVFLSNKSIGAVVVPDGVITLGENAFNSSSVTSVMLPNSLKTIVFRAFRGASNLTSLTLPNSIKTVGDQVWHSSGLTDIVFPSSVTSVGTHTFYSSNNLISATLGSSMPAITNRMFYQTQVKELTVPASITTFDEGSWTGSGITKLIVEGTTPAIINSAWAGTAANITAYVPSASLAIYKAAPIWGNMTILDATTLSTISLKKDLDFSIYPNPSNEAISIKSKDLTNLDVTVLDVNGRVLLKTTKNQFNISKLTSGVYFIRVKSGNSESVKRFVKR, translated from the coding sequence ATGAATGAATTTAAAACTACTTTTTTAACATCACTATTTTTTATAGCTTTTCTATTTATAGGGTTTGAAGCTAAATCACAAACCCTTCAGGTATTAGAAGAAGGTACTGCAGGAAATACAACTGGGCAAATGCTAAGCAGAATAAATTCGTCAGTTTTTGCTAACAATCCAACAACTACAATTGTTTTGGGAGGTACCAATGATTTTACTAATATTGGTAAACTTAATTCGGTTAATGTTTTTGAAACGAATATAAGAAGTATTGTAGATCAGATCATTGCAGATGGTGGAAATTTAATTTTAATGACAATTCCTCCTGTTATAGAATCGGTTTTTTTAAGTGATAAAGACGAAAGTTTATGGACGGATGGTCCTAACAACCTAATTATTCAGGGTAATGAAGTTCTAAAAAAAATTGCAGTTGAAAAAAATATTGTACTTGTAGATTTGTATACGCTATTTAATAATAAGCCTAGTTTATTCTCTAGTGATGGTGTACATCAAACAGAGGCAGGTTCTCAACAAATAGCAAATCTGTTGTATGACGTTTTTGTTGATAAAGGTTTTTCTACTACTAAAATTATATGTTTTGGTGATAGTATTACAAACCGTTATCCAAGTTTTTTATATAACACATTGCTACCTTTAGTGGGGCCGCAAACAGTTGGTAATACTTTTACCGTTGGCGATTTTAGTTATATAGTAACAGGTACCTCTCCAAACGAGATAAAATTAACAAGTAGTACTGCTTCCGGAAGTTTTTCTATACCAGCATCTGCTACAGATTCAGCAACATCTACAACTTATAACCTTACAGAAATTGGTAAAAATGTATTTTTAAGTAATAAAAGTATTGGAGCTGTTGTTGTTCCTGATGGGGTAATTACTCTTGGAGAAAATGCATTTAACAGTTCTTCGGTAACAAGTGTTATGCTTCCTAATTCTTTAAAAACAATTGTGTTTCGTGCATTTAGAGGTGCATCTAATTTAACAAGTCTTACACTTCCAAATTCTATAAAAACTGTTGGTGATCAAGTATGGCACAGTTCTGGGCTTACAGATATTGTTTTTCCTAGTTCTGTAACATCTGTAGGTACTCATACATTTTATTCATCTAATAATTTAATTAGCGCTACACTTGGTAGTTCTATGCCAGCAATAACAAATCGCATGTTTTATCAAACACAAGTTAAAGAATTAACGGTTCCTGCATCAATAACTACCTTTGATGAAGGTAGTTGGACTGGCTCTGGTATAACAAAATTAATAGTTGAAGGAACAACACCTGCAATAATTAATTCAGCTTGGGCTGGTACCGCAGCAAATATAACGGCATATGTACCTAGCGCTAGTTTAGCTATTTATAAGGCAGCGCCTATATGGGGAAATATGACAATTTTAGATGCAACAACATTAAGTACAATAAGTTTAAAGAAAGATTTAGATTTTAGTATTTATCCTAATCCTTCAAATGAAGCCATTTCTATAAAAAGTAAAGATTTAACAAATCTAGATGTTACCGTTTTAGATGTAAATGGTCGCGTTTTATTAAAGACAACAAAGAATCAGTTTAATATTTCTAAGTTAACTTCTGGTGTATACTTTATTAGGGTTAAAAGTGGAAATAGCGAATCTGTAAAAAGATTTGTAAAGAGGTAG